In Zunongwangia profunda SM-A87, the following proteins share a genomic window:
- a CDS encoding energy transducer TonB, producing the protein MKPKKNPKADLRKKTVLFLQIGLIAVLLLSYFMINLKTYDQQQATTEKWDPLDIPEEEAIPITKVQEDLPPPKPKDPPVIEITEDDSPEPEDEIETTETSLDDIVEVDDIIEVPDSEPVDPVPFEFIEDVPIFPGCENLKDNEERKACMSEKISRFIGKKFDTGLGEDIGLSGINRVTIMFEIDKNGEVKNVKARGPHKLLEEEGKRVINLLPKMEPGKQRGKPVPVRYTIPINFQVQN; encoded by the coding sequence ATGAAACCAAAGAAAAACCCAAAGGCAGATCTTAGGAAAAAGACCGTTCTATTTTTACAAATTGGACTTATTGCCGTCTTGCTGTTATCTTATTTTATGATTAATCTCAAAACTTATGATCAACAGCAGGCGACGACAGAAAAATGGGATCCCTTGGATATCCCTGAAGAAGAAGCCATCCCTATAACTAAGGTTCAGGAAGACTTACCACCTCCAAAACCTAAAGATCCACCGGTAATCGAGATTACAGAAGATGATTCTCCCGAACCTGAAGACGAAATAGAAACTACAGAAACCAGTCTTGATGATATCGTAGAAGTAGATGATATTATAGAAGTACCTGATAGCGAACCTGTAGATCCGGTTCCATTTGAGTTTATCGAAGATGTCCCTATTTTTCCCGGATGCGAAAACTTAAAGGATAACGAAGAACGAAAGGCCTGTATGAGCGAAAAAATTTCGCGCTTTATTGGTAAAAAGTTTGATACCGGGTTAGGGGAAGATATAGGTCTAAGCGGTATAAACCGTGTTACGATTATGTTTGAAATAGATAAAAACGGTGAAGTTAAAAATGTAAAGGCAAGAGGACCACACAAACTTCTTGAGGAAGAGGGGAAAAGAGTTATTAATCTTTTACCTAAAATGGAGCCTGGGAAGCAAAGAGGTAAACCTGTACCTGTTCGCTATACTATTCCCATAAACTTTCAAGTACAGAATTAA
- a CDS encoding TetR family transcriptional regulator — MELNEKQIHILKVSEELFSKNGFDGTSVRMIAKTAGINIAMISYYFGSKEKLLETLVSYRISSFKIEIEQIIQQESTFIEKIDAIVASVIKRIHNSRRIQKLIHFEFSREHPKIDFSNYLKGKQENLDSLKKLIEDGQKEGVFSKNVNIELIIPTILGSYFNLYYNKKIYSKAHRLFEEDNFDEFVAHTLTQHIQRTIKALLTYEE, encoded by the coding sequence ATGGAATTAAACGAAAAACAAATACATATTCTAAAGGTCTCTGAAGAATTATTTTCTAAAAATGGTTTTGATGGAACTTCGGTTAGGATGATTGCAAAAACAGCCGGAATTAATATTGCTATGATCTCCTACTACTTTGGAAGCAAAGAAAAACTCCTGGAAACCTTAGTTTCTTATCGCATTTCGAGTTTTAAAATTGAAATTGAACAGATAATTCAGCAGGAAAGCACTTTCATAGAAAAGATCGACGCTATAGTTGCCTCTGTCATAAAACGTATCCACAATAGCCGAAGGATACAAAAACTAATTCATTTTGAATTTTCCAGAGAGCATCCTAAAATCGATTTCTCTAATTATCTTAAAGGAAAACAGGAAAATCTGGATAGCTTAAAAAAACTAATTGAAGACGGGCAAAAAGAAGGTGTTTTTAGTAAAAATGTAAATATAGAGCTTATTATCCCTACGATATTAGGAAGCTACTTCAATTTGTACTACAACAAAAAGATATATTCTAAAGCTCACAGACTATTTGAGGAAGATAATTTTGATGAATTTGTAGCTCATACTTTAACCCAACATATTCAAAGAACAATTAAAGCACTTTTAACCTATGAAGAGTAA
- a CDS encoding TolC family protein, translated as MKSKSLVLMCCLFLGFQSFSQENKTLSLKEAVDIALNNSDDAKLAETTIKTASEELKVTKNNQYPEFSLSGQYQYLTSPDIDLQLAVGNSNPTEGEAEDVGTPDINQIMLGQASVSMPVFSGFKLKNAVAASINNFEATSLEAASSKERIALQTISTYLNLYKAQQMVAVVKENLKSAQQRVKDFSAMEENGLLARNDLLKAKLQEANIHLTLKEAQKNVRILNFRLATFLKLPEEFTFKLPEGTIGITPAIENSAIHRADLEALEYRQKASENNIKIAKADYYPSIALIGGYAALDIQNALTVTNAMNIGVGVSYDISKIFKAKNDVKLAQHKAEELQYNIAKAKDNVKIQVKNAEEEYQLALTQFEVYSQSQEQAEENYRIVKDKYDNGLVDTNDLLEADVDQLQSKINKTNAQADISLKYYQLLQAEGLLTNKFNFKNN; from the coding sequence ATGAAGAGTAAATCCCTAGTGTTAATGTGTTGTTTATTTTTAGGTTTCCAAAGTTTTTCTCAGGAAAATAAAACTTTAAGCCTTAAAGAAGCTGTAGACATTGCTCTTAATAACAGTGATGATGCCAAGCTTGCTGAAACGACCATTAAAACAGCTTCAGAAGAACTGAAGGTTACTAAAAACAACCAATATCCCGAGTTTTCCCTTTCAGGACAATATCAATACCTCACCAGTCCTGATATAGATCTTCAACTAGCGGTGGGAAATTCAAATCCTACTGAGGGAGAAGCAGAAGATGTTGGCACACCAGATATTAATCAAATCATGCTAGGCCAGGCCAGTGTTTCTATGCCTGTATTTTCAGGGTTTAAATTAAAAAATGCTGTAGCTGCCAGTATAAATAATTTTGAAGCCACAAGTCTTGAAGCTGCCAGTAGCAAAGAACGTATCGCGTTACAAACAATTAGTACTTATCTTAATCTTTACAAGGCGCAGCAAATGGTAGCCGTTGTAAAAGAAAATCTTAAAAGCGCACAGCAGCGCGTTAAAGATTTTAGTGCTATGGAAGAAAACGGACTATTAGCAAGAAATGATCTTTTAAAAGCGAAATTACAGGAAGCTAATATTCATCTTACACTAAAAGAAGCTCAAAAAAATGTTAGAATTCTAAATTTTAGATTGGCGACATTTTTAAAACTTCCAGAGGAATTCACTTTTAAATTACCAGAAGGAACAATAGGTATTACCCCTGCTATAGAAAATAGTGCCATACATCGTGCAGATCTGGAAGCCCTGGAGTATAGACAAAAAGCTTCAGAAAACAACATCAAAATTGCAAAAGCTGACTATTATCCCTCTATTGCATTGATTGGTGGATATGCCGCTTTAGATATTCAAAATGCTTTAACCGTTACCAATGCAATGAATATAGGAGTTGGGGTAAGCTATGATATTTCAAAAATATTTAAAGCTAAGAATGATGTGAAACTTGCACAGCATAAAGCTGAAGAACTTCAATACAATATCGCTAAAGCAAAAGACAATGTAAAAATTCAGGTTAAAAATGCAGAAGAAGAATACCAGCTGGCCTTAACCCAATTTGAAGTTTATTCACAATCGCAGGAACAGGCAGAAGAAAACTACCGTATTGTTAAAGATAAATATGATAACGGCCTTGTAGATACCAATGATCTTTTAGAAGCCGATGTAGACCAACTTCAGTCTAAAATAAACAAAACAAACGCCCAGGCTGATATTAGCTTAAAATACTATCAATTATTACAAGCCGAAGGTCTTCTAACAAACAAATTCAATTTCAAAAACAACTAA
- a CDS encoding HlyD family secretion protein → MEEKKKTNKKFIFIIGALILAGIIYGGYKFIHSLSHEETDDAQVEANMNPIIPHVSGYIEKVFVSDNQKVKKGDTLLIIDNRDYKVKLQQAKANLLAAESQVGVAKASIGSYQANAAASNSQVKSAGGNIKSAEIKLWRAQQDFKRYENLFANHSITEQQYEQALAAKQEAEQQLEILKNQEKASASQRNAAVSQTKISENQVNVAEANVESAKAALDAASLNMDYTIITAPIDGQLSSVDIQPGQFVQPGQSLFYLVNTYDKWIIANFKETQLEKMRIGQKVGIEVDAYPDYEFEGKITAFSPATGARFSLLPPDNATGNFVKTVQRLPVKIEFSDENDKEKLDRLRSGMNVLVDVHLK, encoded by the coding sequence ATGGAAGAAAAGAAAAAAACAAATAAGAAATTTATCTTCATTATAGGTGCATTAATCCTGGCTGGAATCATATATGGAGGGTATAAATTTATACATTCTTTATCTCATGAAGAAACCGATGATGCCCAGGTAGAGGCCAATATGAACCCAATTATCCCCCATGTTAGTGGTTATATTGAGAAAGTTTTTGTTAGCGATAATCAAAAAGTAAAAAAAGGGGATACTTTATTGATAATCGATAATCGGGATTATAAAGTAAAATTGCAACAGGCAAAAGCCAATCTTTTGGCCGCCGAAAGTCAGGTGGGTGTAGCAAAAGCAAGTATAGGCTCTTATCAGGCCAATGCTGCGGCATCAAACTCGCAAGTCAAATCTGCCGGTGGAAATATTAAATCTGCGGAAATAAAATTATGGAGAGCTCAGCAGGATTTTAAACGTTACGAAAATCTTTTTGCCAATCATTCTATTACAGAACAGCAGTATGAACAGGCTCTTGCCGCAAAACAAGAAGCCGAGCAACAATTAGAAATTCTTAAGAATCAGGAAAAAGCTTCTGCCAGTCAGCGCAATGCGGCGGTATCGCAAACTAAGATTTCAGAAAATCAGGTGAATGTTGCTGAAGCCAATGTAGAAAGTGCAAAAGCTGCGTTGGATGCAGCTTCATTAAATATGGATTACACCATAATCACCGCACCAATAGATGGGCAATTATCTAGTGTAGATATTCAACCGGGACAATTTGTACAACCGGGACAATCTCTCTTCTATTTAGTCAATACCTATGATAAATGGATCATTGCAAATTTTAAAGAAACTCAGCTGGAAAAAATGCGAATCGGGCAAAAAGTCGGGATTGAGGTTGATGCCTACCCAGATTACGAATTTGAAGGTAAAATTACCGCCTTTTCTCCCGCTACCGGTGCCAGATTCTCTTTACTTCCTCCGGATAATGCCACGGGAAACTTTGTAAAAACAGTACAAAGATTGCCCGTTAAAATTGAATTCTCTGATGAGAATGATAAAGAAAAATTAGATCGTCTACGCTCTGGAATGAACGTGCTGGTCGATGTGCATTTAAAATAA
- a CDS encoding MDR family MFS transporter: MAENKAQIQDEDSLVEYGFRRVIITITAVLCALLEIIDTTIVNVALNDMRGSLGATLTDIAWVITAYAIANVIIIPMTSWLSKQFGRRNYFAASIIIFTISSFLCGNATNIWELVAFRFIQGMGGGALLVTAQTIITESYPIAKRGMAQAIYGMGVIVGPTLGPPLGGYLVDHFSWPYIFYINIPLGIIATFLTILFVRSPKYGDKLKANQVDWWGIILLATFIGSLQFVLEHGQQDDWFEDGTIVTLSVMAAFGLVLFIWRELTYKYPVVNLRVLRDTNLSIGTVLTFILGFGLFGSTFIIPIYTQSILGWTATDAGLLLIPSSITTGLMMPVIGKLLERGVPQKILAAAGFGVFFLYSLWMYLLMTPDTGAENMFWPLVVRGVGLGLLFVPITTLSLSTLKGKDIGDGAAFTGMMRQLGGSFGIAIITTFVSRFTQQHRVDLIPNISLIDFQVQQRIQALQQNFIQKGFSINESLDKAYTLLNANVMRQATVLSYMDVFLYLGILFLICVPFVLLIKKGSGKVDTSSVH, encoded by the coding sequence ATGGCTGAAAATAAAGCTCAAATACAAGACGAAGACAGTCTGGTTGAATATGGATTCCGAAGAGTAATTATTACAATCACTGCCGTTTTATGTGCGCTTCTGGAAATTATTGACACTACGATCGTAAATGTTGCGCTAAATGATATGCGCGGTAGTCTTGGCGCCACTTTAACAGATATAGCATGGGTTATTACCGCTTATGCTATTGCCAATGTAATCATTATCCCAATGACAAGTTGGCTTTCTAAGCAGTTTGGTCGCCGAAATTATTTTGCGGCTTCTATTATCATTTTCACCATCTCTTCTTTTCTATGCGGAAATGCAACTAATATCTGGGAACTGGTAGCCTTTAGGTTTATCCAGGGAATGGGTGGTGGTGCTCTTTTAGTTACGGCACAAACTATTATTACTGAAAGTTATCCTATAGCAAAACGCGGTATGGCTCAGGCCATCTATGGAATGGGCGTTATCGTTGGTCCTACTTTAGGACCACCACTAGGTGGCTATTTAGTAGATCATTTTTCCTGGCCGTATATTTTTTACATTAATATTCCGCTTGGGATTATTGCCACTTTCCTTACTATTCTATTTGTAAGGAGTCCTAAATATGGTGATAAACTCAAAGCAAATCAAGTTGACTGGTGGGGAATTATACTCCTTGCTACATTTATAGGATCATTACAATTTGTTTTAGAACATGGCCAGCAAGACGACTGGTTTGAAGATGGCACGATTGTTACCTTATCGGTAATGGCCGCTTTTGGACTGGTATTATTTATTTGGAGAGAACTTACTTACAAATACCCAGTGGTAAATCTTAGGGTACTGAGAGATACCAACTTAAGTATTGGTACAGTACTTACCTTTATACTTGGATTTGGGCTTTTTGGTTCCACTTTTATTATTCCTATTTATACCCAATCTATCTTAGGCTGGACAGCTACAGATGCGGGACTTTTACTTATCCCAAGTTCGATCACTACAGGTTTAATGATGCCGGTAATCGGTAAACTTTTAGAACGCGGAGTACCTCAAAAAATACTGGCCGCCGCTGGTTTTGGAGTCTTCTTTTTATATAGTTTATGGATGTATTTATTGATGACACCCGATACTGGAGCTGAAAATATGTTTTGGCCACTCGTCGTACGAGGAGTTGGATTAGGATTATTATTTGTACCTATTACTACGTTATCGCTTTCTACTTTAAAAGGCAAGGATATTGGTGACGGTGCTGCTTTTACAGGGATGATGAGACAACTTGGTGGATCTTTTGGTATTGCCATTATAACCACCTTTGTTTCGCGATTTACCCAGCAACACCGGGTAGATTTAATACCAAATATTAGTCTGATCGATTTTCAGGTACAGCAAAGAATACAAGCACTACAACAAAACTTCATTCAAAAAGGATTTAGCATTAATGAATCTTTAGATAAGGCATATACCTTACTAAATGCCAATGTTATGCGACAGGCTACCGTACTTTCGTATATGGACGTTTTTCTTTATCTGGGAATTTTATTCTTGATTTGCGTTCCTTTTGTACTCTTAATTAAAAAAGGATCAGGTAAAGTAGACACTAGTTCTGTTCATTAA
- a CDS encoding response regulator, which produces MKNKLTILFIEDDMIEVMKLNRTISSLSLPHHIIEAKNGEEALTILNKKDRLPDIIFLDLNMPKMNGIEFLKILKADDILKYIPTIILTTSSNRRDLLECYKIGIAGYIIKPLKYEDYVSKLSSALDYWSQNELIKG; this is translated from the coding sequence ATGAAAAATAAGCTGACCATCCTTTTTATAGAGGACGATATGATCGAAGTGATGAAATTGAACAGAACGATTTCTTCCCTTTCCCTACCTCACCATATCATTGAAGCTAAAAATGGTGAAGAAGCCCTTACGATCTTAAATAAAAAAGATCGACTTCCAGATATTATATTTTTAGATCTGAATATGCCTAAAATGAATGGTATAGAATTTCTTAAAATCTTAAAGGCAGATGACATCTTAAAATATATCCCTACTATTATCCTAACCACTTCCAGTAACCGAAGAGATCTTTTAGAATGCTACAAAATTGGTATTGCAGGATACATTATTAAACCTTTAAAGTACGAAGATTATGTATCTAAATTAAGCAGTGCCCTGGATTATTGGAGCCAGAATGAATTAATTAAAGGATAA
- a CDS encoding heme NO-binding domain-containing protein, whose amino-acid sequence MKGIVFTGFLDMVEKKFGIEIVDHIITESKLQSEGVYTSVGTYDFVEMQSLLVSLSKKVAIPLDDLIYNYGLYFFDTLVNIHPGIFALYKDPIELLSSIENHIHVQVRKLYPGAELPTFKIIKKHEDELEILYFSERAMYMFAKALMEKTFEHYDQDSQIQLEKIENNGTKVRFLISKKNGAYQKN is encoded by the coding sequence ATGAAAGGTATCGTATTTACAGGCTTTCTCGATATGGTCGAGAAGAAATTTGGTATTGAGATAGTAGACCATATTATAACAGAATCCAAACTACAATCTGAAGGAGTTTATACCTCTGTAGGTACATATGATTTTGTAGAAATGCAAAGTCTTTTAGTAAGCCTTAGTAAAAAAGTAGCTATCCCCCTAGACGATCTTATTTATAATTACGGACTTTATTTTTTTGACACCCTCGTAAATATCCATCCGGGAATCTTTGCATTGTATAAAGATCCCATAGAATTACTTTCTTCTATAGAGAATCATATTCATGTTCAGGTAAGAAAATTATATCCAGGAGCAGAACTTCCAACTTTTAAAATTATAAAAAAGCACGAAGATGAATTGGAAATTTTGTACTTTTCAGAGAGAGCGATGTACATGTTCGCCAAAGCCCTAATGGAAAAAACTTTTGAACACTACGACCAGGATTCCCAAATACAATTAGAAAAAATTGAAAATAATGGGACAAAGGTCAGATTCCTCATATCTAAAAAAAATGGAGCCTACCAAAAAAATTGA
- a CDS encoding PAS domain S-box protein has product MEPTKKIEILERALEREKKARKLAEKILEEKSTELYDLSEALRQSNNRLKELLKEKTSQLEGVFVNIIDAYIIMDIQGNVLKMNQAAKDMLGYDNEKEVVNLLKLVHSDYVEYTAAAFKQLYHTGSYNNYKARIITKDGTEKIVQINASIIYDREGKPIAAQGVARDITEEIEIKKQLESQNKQLDLILDNSPIGISLTQTNFKGALKVNKALINMFEYSLEEFNNLSIKDITHPEDNDSSEQLRQMVEGKIDSYTINKRYIKKSGETLWAKTKVAAIRDENGKILYQVATIEDITKEKIAKEKIEESENRLSTLIVNLQTGILLEDENRKILLTNTKFCNLFGIEAPPELLKGADCSNAAEENKKYFKNPEQFVQRISELLRKKETVIGEELELVNGSIYERSYIPIYHEGRYKGHLWSYDDITIQKNYKESLKAQKEKYSSIIANMNLGLLEVDLNDQILMANQSFTEMSGYSEEELLGKTASDIFLIPESKADFDKNDKVRRKGMSNSYEVRIKTKDNKLKYWLVSGAPNYDVNGKMLGSIGIHLDITEMKLLETQKEQLLKNLEQQNEHLNEYAHIVSHDLKSPLRNISALLSWTKEDFREKLGEESLMNLDLMQGKVEKMDHLIENILRYSSIEDGNIQNQELNLQELVSEIIELIYIPEHISVSILRKLPIIYGDRTRIQQVFQNLLSNAVNYIDKEKGFVEIDYTENTTHYTFSIKDNGIGIKKEHHQRIFKIFNALGTHEKSTGVGLSIVKKVIDLYEGEIWLDSEVGKGTVFFFSLKKQS; this is encoded by the coding sequence ATGGAGCCTACCAAAAAAATTGAAATATTAGAAAGAGCACTTGAAAGAGAAAAAAAAGCCAGAAAACTGGCTGAAAAAATTTTAGAAGAGAAATCAACCGAACTATATGATCTCTCTGAAGCTCTTCGGCAATCTAATAACCGACTTAAAGAACTTCTAAAGGAAAAAACCTCACAATTAGAAGGGGTATTTGTTAATATTATCGATGCATATATCATTATGGACATTCAGGGGAATGTCTTAAAAATGAATCAGGCCGCTAAAGATATGCTTGGTTATGATAATGAAAAAGAGGTTGTAAACCTACTAAAATTAGTTCATTCAGATTATGTAGAATATACGGCAGCAGCATTTAAACAACTATACCATACCGGTAGTTACAATAATTATAAAGCCCGTATTATCACGAAAGATGGTACTGAAAAAATAGTCCAAATTAATGCAAGCATTATCTATGACCGTGAAGGAAAACCGATAGCTGCACAGGGAGTCGCCAGAGATATTACCGAAGAGATAGAAATTAAAAAACAACTGGAATCTCAAAACAAACAGTTAGATCTCATTTTAGACAACTCCCCTATTGGTATCTCACTTACGCAAACTAATTTTAAAGGTGCGCTTAAAGTGAATAAGGCGCTAATTAATATGTTTGAATATTCTTTAGAGGAATTCAACAATCTTAGCATCAAAGACATTACCCATCCAGAAGATAATGACAGCAGTGAACAATTAAGACAAATGGTCGAAGGGAAAATAGACTCTTATACGATCAACAAACGCTACATCAAGAAAAGTGGTGAAACACTATGGGCCAAAACAAAGGTTGCCGCTATTAGAGACGAAAATGGGAAAATTCTATACCAGGTGGCTACTATAGAAGATATTACCAAAGAAAAAATTGCTAAAGAAAAAATTGAAGAGTCCGAAAATAGACTTTCAACCCTAATTGTTAATCTGCAAACGGGTATTCTACTGGAAGATGAAAACCGTAAAATACTGCTCACCAATACCAAATTTTGTAATCTCTTTGGGATCGAAGCTCCGCCGGAATTATTAAAAGGAGCAGACTGCTCTAACGCAGCTGAAGAAAATAAAAAATATTTTAAAAATCCTGAACAATTTGTACAGAGAATTAGTGAGTTATTACGTAAAAAAGAAACCGTTATTGGAGAAGAATTAGAGCTAGTTAATGGAAGTATTTATGAACGAAGTTACATTCCTATTTATCACGAAGGACGCTACAAAGGCCATCTTTGGAGTTATGATGATATAACTATTCAAAAAAATTATAAAGAAAGTCTTAAGGCTCAAAAAGAAAAATATAGTAGTATCATCGCCAATATGAACCTGGGACTTTTAGAGGTAGATCTTAACGATCAAATCCTGATGGCTAATCAAAGCTTTACTGAGATGAGTGGCTATAGTGAAGAAGAGCTCCTTGGGAAAACCGCATCTGATATTTTTCTAATTCCCGAATCAAAAGCCGACTTTGATAAAAATGACAAAGTTCGAAGAAAAGGAATGTCAAACTCCTATGAAGTACGCATAAAAACCAAAGACAATAAACTTAAATACTGGTTGGTTAGTGGTGCCCCTAACTATGATGTAAATGGCAAAATGCTTGGCTCTATTGGGATTCACCTGGATATTACAGAAATGAAACTGCTAGAAACTCAAAAAGAGCAATTGCTTAAGAACCTGGAGCAGCAAAACGAACATCTTAATGAATATGCCCATATTGTTTCTCACGATTTAAAATCACCTCTAAGAAATATCTCTGCTCTTTTAAGCTGGACAAAAGAAGACTTTAGAGAAAAGCTTGGTGAAGAAAGCCTGATGAACCTGGATCTTATGCAGGGAAAAGTAGAAAAGATGGATCATCTAATCGAAAATATCTTAAGATATTCCAGTATTGAAGATGGTAATATTCAAAATCAGGAACTGAACCTTCAGGAACTGGTATCAGAAATTATTGAGTTAATTTACATACCAGAGCATATTTCGGTGAGTATTCTTAGAAAATTACCGATAATCTACGGAGACCGCACCAGGATTCAGCAAGTCTTCCAAAACCTGTTAAGCAATGCGGTAAATTATATTGATAAAGAAAAAGGATTTGTAGAAATTGATTATACAGAAAATACGACACATTACACCTTCAGCATTAAAGATAATGGGATAGGTATAAAAAAAGAACATCACCAACGTATTTTCAAGATTTTTAATGCATTAGGAACTCACGAAAAATCTACTGGCGTAGGTTTAAGTATAGTAAAAAAAGTAATCGACTTATATGAAGGAGAAATCTGGCTGGATAGTGAGGTTGGTAAGGGAACCGTATTTTTCTTCAGCTTAAAAAAACAATCATGA
- a CDS encoding FIST signal transduction protein: protein MKIVQASKAISSSWQYKGNHKEQLSNPLVLIFADRKLLQDPEILEDIREEFPYRHLIFGSSAGEIIGQKVTENSVAVTLIEFEKSTFDIKTANILEYNKNGEALGFGLASRFKKEHLKHLFIVSEGSYVNGSDLIKGIEKYTDQEISLTGGLCGDGDRFETTLASYNENPKKGEIVMIGLYGESLEISYASYGGWIPFGPERIITKSKANVLMELDDLPALDLYSKYLGNKANQLPQAALLYPLNIKEEGKEHNLVRTILNIDVKNKSMILAGDVPEGSHAQLMMATVDGIAEGASTAAAMALKKHAKPPQLALLVSCIGRKLVMDQRVEEEIEEVSEILGKQAAIAGFYSYGEIAPFFTSNECNLHNQTMTLTLISE, encoded by the coding sequence ATGAAAATAGTTCAGGCATCTAAAGCCATAAGTTCTTCCTGGCAATATAAGGGTAATCACAAAGAACAACTAAGCAATCCTTTGGTTCTGATTTTTGCCGATAGGAAACTGTTGCAGGATCCTGAAATTTTAGAAGATATAAGAGAGGAATTTCCCTATAGACATCTTATATTCGGAAGCTCGGCGGGAGAAATAATAGGACAAAAGGTAACTGAAAACTCGGTAGCAGTAACCTTAATTGAATTCGAAAAATCTACTTTTGATATCAAGACTGCTAACATTTTAGAATATAATAAAAACGGGGAAGCGCTTGGTTTTGGATTAGCCAGTCGTTTTAAAAAAGAACATCTAAAACATCTTTTTATAGTTTCTGAGGGAAGTTATGTGAATGGCAGTGATTTAATTAAAGGAATTGAAAAATATACCGATCAGGAAATAAGTTTAACAGGGGGACTTTGCGGTGATGGTGACCGGTTTGAAACTACTTTAGCTTCTTATAATGAGAATCCTAAAAAGGGAGAAATTGTTATGATAGGACTCTATGGTGAAAGTTTAGAAATTAGTTATGCCAGCTATGGCGGCTGGATACCCTTTGGCCCCGAAAGAATTATCACAAAATCAAAAGCTAATGTTTTGATGGAACTGGATGATTTACCCGCCTTAGATCTTTATTCAAAATACCTTGGTAATAAAGCCAATCAACTTCCACAAGCCGCATTACTTTATCCTTTAAACATCAAAGAAGAAGGCAAAGAACATAACCTGGTACGCACCATTTTGAATATCGACGTTAAAAACAAATCGATGATTTTAGCCGGTGATGTCCCTGAAGGCTCGCATGCACAATTAATGATGGCAACAGTAGACGGCATTGCTGAAGGAGCCTCTACCGCCGCTGCAATGGCCCTTAAAAAACACGCTAAACCGCCACAACTTGCTTTACTGGTAAGTTGTATTGGCCGTAAATTAGTAATGGATCAGCGTGTAGAAGAGGAAATTGAAGAAGTCTCTGAAATTTTGGGAAAGCAGGCTGCTATAGCCGGTTTTTACTCTTACGGAGAAATAGCTCCATTTTTTACGAGCAATGAATGTAACCTGCACAATCAAACCATGACCCTAACCTTAATTAGCGAATAA